A single window of Gemmatimonadota bacterium DNA harbors:
- a CDS encoding ABC transporter permease, which translates to MEGRLTQDLRFALRSLARHPGFAATAILTLALGIGATTTIFTVVRSVLFRPLPFPDAERLVRLYEGPASEAAFESGFSVPDFEDWRDASTTLSSMGLYSAAPGQLVLTEESSGEELATVSVSTGFFETLAVPAALGRWPTVAEEDGDPHVVVLSDGFWRRRFGADAGVVGRTLSFEGVPYRVVGVMPAGFTFPQPDVEAWALLSRIEPDETPLHLRPVRFLSAVGRLAPGAGVEESEAELTRIAQELARTWPETNEGRQQATVVPLREAVVGRVSTALLVLFGVVGFTLLISSVNVANLLLARGMGREREFAVRASLGGGGSRLTSQLLTESLVLCLLGGVAGTVLAVFGVPALVQRSGDLLPRAAEIRPDAVVLTFALAISLVTGLLFGSLPARRAGRVDPAASLRVSARSGGSRSLQRTLSALVLSEVALACVLLVGAGLFLRSLSALRTTDPGFEPQGLLAVDLTISSRRYDEPAAFLAFQREALDALRGLPGVTAAGAIRHFPARGQGEPMTEYEDAQRPRPAGAPERPSAQILNVTPGTFAALGIQTVDGRVFDQASPRLSVVINERLAREVFGTTAASGRRLAVGDTQVDVLGVVEDVRQDGLEQPAPPTAYFLNETITRRGMAIVLRTDGDPLTLIGPVRRVFAEMDPLQSLRDIYTGGDVLRTETAVPRFFTLLMGLFAAVALVLAMVGVYGVVSYGVRQRTHEIGVRIALGAGRIAVARQVLERALLPVLAGLGVGLLAALALGGALRSLWYGVGAADPLTYGAVAFSVLVTALLAVAVPVRRATATQPVRALELE; encoded by the coding sequence ATGGAAGGAAGGCTCACGCAGGATCTGCGTTTCGCGCTTCGTTCGTTGGCACGGCATCCGGGGTTCGCCGCCACGGCGATCCTGACCCTGGCGCTGGGCATCGGGGCCACCACGACGATCTTCACCGTCGTGCGCTCCGTGCTCTTCCGACCTCTCCCGTTCCCGGATGCGGAGCGCCTGGTGCGGCTCTACGAGGGACCTGCCAGCGAGGCCGCGTTCGAGAGTGGTTTCTCGGTGCCCGACTTCGAGGATTGGCGGGACGCGAGCACCACCCTGTCCTCGATGGGTCTCTACAGCGCCGCGCCCGGCCAGCTCGTGCTGACCGAGGAGAGCAGTGGCGAGGAGCTCGCGACCGTCAGCGTCTCGACCGGCTTCTTCGAGACGCTCGCGGTGCCTGCGGCCCTGGGTCGGTGGCCGACCGTGGCCGAAGAGGATGGCGACCCGCACGTGGTCGTGCTGTCGGACGGGTTCTGGCGCCGCCGCTTCGGCGCCGACGCCGGAGTGGTGGGGCGCACGTTGTCCTTCGAGGGTGTGCCCTATCGCGTCGTCGGCGTGATGCCGGCCGGCTTCACGTTCCCGCAGCCGGACGTCGAGGCCTGGGCGCTGTTGTCCCGCATCGAGCCGGACGAGACGCCGCTGCACCTGCGGCCGGTCCGCTTCCTCTCGGCCGTGGGGCGCCTGGCGCCCGGGGCGGGTGTCGAGGAGTCCGAGGCGGAGCTCACGCGCATCGCCCAGGAGCTGGCCCGTACCTGGCCGGAGACCAACGAGGGCCGCCAGCAGGCGACGGTCGTGCCACTGCGCGAGGCGGTCGTCGGTCGGGTCTCCACGGCGCTGCTCGTGCTGTTCGGGGTGGTTGGTTTCACGCTGCTCATCTCCAGCGTCAACGTCGCCAACCTGTTGCTCGCCCGCGGCATGGGGCGGGAGCGTGAGTTCGCGGTGCGCGCTTCGCTCGGAGGCGGCGGAAGCCGTCTGACGTCGCAGCTCCTGACGGAGAGCCTGGTCCTCTGTCTGCTCGGCGGCGTGGCCGGCACCGTGCTGGCGGTCTTCGGCGTCCCGGCCCTGGTGCAGCGCAGCGGCGACCTGCTGCCGCGCGCGGCCGAGATCCGGCCCGACGCGGTGGTGCTGACCTTCGCGCTCGCGATCTCGCTGGTCACCGGCCTGCTCTTCGGCTCGCTTCCGGCGCGCCGGGCCGGCCGGGTCGATCCGGCGGCCAGCCTCCGCGTCAGCGCCCGCTCGGGCGGATCGCGCTCCCTGCAGCGCACGCTGTCCGCGCTGGTCCTGTCGGAGGTGGCGCTGGCGTGCGTGCTGCTCGTGGGCGCGGGGCTGTTCCTGCGCAGCCTGTCCGCGCTGCGCACCACCGACCCCGGCTTCGAGCCGCAGGGCCTGCTCGCCGTGGACCTCACGATCTCCAGCCGCCGCTACGACGAGCCCGCGGCGTTCCTCGCCTTCCAGCGCGAGGCGCTCGATGCGCTGCGGGGCCTGCCCGGCGTCACGGCGGCCGGGGCCATCCGCCATTTCCCCGCGCGCGGACAGGGCGAGCCGATGACGGAGTACGAGGACGCCCAGCGGCCACGCCCTGCCGGCGCGCCCGAGCGGCCGTCGGCCCAGATCCTCAACGTGACGCCCGGCACGTTCGCGGCCCTGGGGATCCAGACGGTGGACGGGCGCGTCTTCGATCAGGCGAGCCCCCGCCTCAGCGTGGTCATCAACGAGCGCCTGGCGCGGGAGGTCTTCGGTACCACGGCGGCGAGCGGACGGCGCCTGGCGGTGGGTGACACGCAGGTGGACGTCCTCGGGGTCGTGGAGGACGTGCGCCAGGACGGGTTGGAGCAGCCGGCCCCTCCGACGGCGTACTTCCTCAACGAGACGATCACGCGGCGCGGCATGGCGATCGTCCTGCGCACGGATGGGGACCCGCTGACGCTCATCGGACCCGTGCGCCGCGTCTTCGCCGAGATGGATCCGCTGCAGTCCCTGCGCGACATCTACACCGGGGGAGACGTGCTGCGGACCGAGACGGCGGTCCCGCGGTTCTTCACGTTGCTCATGGGGCTGTTCGCGGCGGTCGCGCTGGTCCTCGCCATGGTCGGGGTCTACGGCGTGGTCTCCTACGGGGTGCGGCAGCGCACGCACGAGATCGGTGTGCGCATCGCACTGGGCGCCGGGCGCATCGCCGTGGCGCGCCAGGTGCTCGAGCGGGCGCTGCTGCCCGTGCTGGCCGGGCTCGGTGTGGGGCTGTTGGCCGCGCTGGCCCTCGGGGGTGCGCTGCGGTCGCTGTGGTATGGCGTCGGAGCGGCCGACCCGCTGACCTATGGCGCGGTCGCGTTCTCCGTGCTGGTCACGGCCCTGCTGGCCGTCGCGGTCCCGGTGCGCCGGGCCACGGCGACGCAGCCCGTGCGGGCCCTGGAGCTGGAGTAG
- a CDS encoding FAD-dependent oxidoreductase: MTRVGIIGGGPGGLLTARLLERAAGGRLDVTVYEASGRVGGKLDTRAFPCGSRYEAGAAECYDHTALGPDPLIELIQELGLGLRPIEGAGTWFEGRMVPDLAGSTLPGRAAAEVARFRDRAQALLPLERWHPDDWRADAAHPWLRRSGAALLDDVEDETARRYLETMLHSDLATEPHRTNGLTVLKNAVLDLPGYVQCRALEGGMGRLADALEQGLQHTRIRRATRVRRVEQRPGARFRLHLETEEGAALADEDVLFAALPLTQLGSVDWTGTDLAPALRRHVARHDHPAHYLRVTLCCERPFWRDRFPGSWFMLDAFGGACAYDESRRLGGGDGAVLGVLLAGSAALAGAAATRAELTRRVLDALPADLARSARRHLLGARVHRWTAGVSGLPGGLVPRDPARSHQPDRDRLPTLLLVGDYLFDSTLNGVCQSAAVATRLYLEEGAAVRARTAA; encoded by the coding sequence ATGACGCGGGTCGGCATCATCGGAGGGGGGCCGGGCGGGCTGTTGACCGCCCGCCTGTTGGAACGCGCGGCGGGAGGACGGCTCGACGTGACGGTCTACGAGGCATCGGGTCGCGTGGGCGGCAAGCTCGACACGCGGGCCTTTCCCTGCGGCTCCCGGTACGAGGCCGGCGCGGCGGAGTGCTACGACCACACCGCGCTCGGCCCGGACCCGCTCATCGAGTTGATCCAGGAGCTGGGGCTCGGGCTCCGGCCCATCGAGGGGGCGGGCACCTGGTTCGAGGGCAGGATGGTCCCGGACCTGGCCGGCTCCACCCTGCCCGGACGCGCGGCAGCCGAGGTGGCCCGCTTCCGCGACCGGGCGCAGGCGCTGCTGCCGCTCGAACGCTGGCATCCCGACGACTGGCGGGCGGACGCCGCCCATCCGTGGCTGCGGCGTTCAGGCGCCGCCCTGCTCGACGACGTGGAGGACGAGACGGCGCGGCGCTACCTGGAGACGATGCTCCATTCGGACCTCGCCACCGAGCCCCACCGCACCAACGGCCTGACCGTGCTCAAGAACGCGGTGCTCGATCTGCCCGGCTACGTCCAGTGTCGCGCGCTCGAGGGTGGGATGGGGCGTCTCGCGGACGCACTGGAGCAGGGGCTCCAGCACACGCGGATCCGCCGCGCGACCCGCGTCCGCCGGGTCGAGCAGCGGCCAGGCGCGCGCTTCCGGCTCCACCTGGAGACGGAGGAAGGCGCGGCCCTCGCGGATGAGGATGTGCTCTTCGCGGCGCTGCCGCTCACCCAGCTCGGGAGCGTGGATTGGACCGGGACCGACCTCGCTCCCGCGCTGCGCCGGCACGTTGCGCGCCACGACCATCCCGCGCATTACCTGCGTGTGACGCTGTGCTGTGAGCGTCCCTTCTGGCGCGACCGCTTCCCCGGCTCCTGGTTCATGCTGGACGCGTTCGGGGGGGCCTGTGCCTACGACGAGAGCCGCCGGCTCGGCGGCGGCGACGGCGCAGTCCTGGGCGTCCTGCTCGCCGGGAGCGCGGCGCTCGCGGGCGCCGCCGCCACGCGCGCGGAGCTCACCCGCCGCGTCCTGGACGCCCTGCCGGCCGACCTGGCACGCAGCGCGCGCCGGCACCTGCTCGGCGCCCGGGTCCACCGCTGGACGGCCGGCGTCTCCGGTCTTCCCGGCGGCCTCGTGCCCCGCGATCCCGCCCGGAGCCACCAGCCCGACCGGGACCGACTGCCCACGCTGCTCCTCGTCGGCGACTACCTCTTCGATTCGACGCTCAACGGGGTCTGCCAGTCCGCCGCCGTGGCCACCCGGCTCTACCTGGAGGAGGGGGCCGCGGTGCGCGCACGCACCGCGGCCTGA
- a CDS encoding ammonium transporter, which produces MAGLLLLPDAAFAQDPAPIDSGATAWMLTSTSLVLLMTPGLAMFYGGLVRTKNVLGTMMHAFTAMAIVGVLWAVCGYAMAFGPSVLGGWFGWNPDYFMLRGLENSVAGSAPALVPEYVFAMFQGKFAIITPALIAGAFAERVRFLGFCVFVALWSVLVYNPLCHWVWASDGFFYAQGAIDFAGGTVVHISSGISALVAAIYLGPRRGYPGTAMHPNNLTMTLIGAGLLWVGWFGFNAGSAVSSGESSAHALTVTQIAAAAGALSWLLIEGVRHGKATSLGMASGILAGLVVITPAADVVTPAGAILLGGLASLVSYGAIQIKTRAGYDDSLDVFGIHGCSGIFGALALTFLIRESWRVANTDAGWTVWGQLGVQSAAVGATLLYAGLLTWGIAVLVQSTVGLRLDDADQRAGMDHALHSEHGYGLLNLN; this is translated from the coding sequence CTGGCGGGCTTGCTTCTCCTTCCCGATGCCGCCTTCGCCCAGGACCCGGCGCCGATCGACTCGGGCGCAACGGCATGGATGCTCACCAGCACGTCGCTGGTCCTGCTGATGACGCCCGGTCTGGCGATGTTCTACGGCGGGCTCGTGCGCACCAAGAACGTGCTCGGCACCATGATGCACGCGTTCACGGCGATGGCGATCGTCGGGGTGTTGTGGGCGGTGTGCGGGTACGCCATGGCGTTCGGGCCCAGCGTCCTGGGCGGGTGGTTCGGCTGGAATCCCGACTACTTCATGCTGCGCGGCCTGGAGAACTCCGTGGCGGGCTCGGCACCCGCGCTCGTGCCCGAGTACGTCTTCGCGATGTTCCAGGGCAAGTTCGCCATCATCACCCCGGCCCTGATCGCGGGCGCCTTCGCCGAGCGCGTGCGCTTCCTGGGCTTCTGCGTGTTCGTGGCGCTCTGGTCCGTCCTGGTCTACAACCCGCTGTGCCACTGGGTCTGGGCCTCCGACGGCTTCTTCTACGCCCAGGGCGCCATCGACTTCGCCGGCGGCACGGTGGTCCACATCTCCTCCGGGATCAGCGCCCTCGTCGCCGCGATCTACCTGGGCCCACGCCGCGGCTACCCCGGCACCGCCATGCACCCGAACAACCTCACCATGACGCTGATCGGGGCCGGTCTGCTCTGGGTGGGCTGGTTCGGCTTCAATGCCGGCTCGGCCGTCTCGAGCGGGGAGAGCAGCGCACACGCGCTGACCGTCACGCAGATCGCGGCGGCGGCCGGAGCGCTCTCCTGGCTGCTCATCGAAGGCGTCCGGCACGGCAAGGCCACGAGCCTCGGCATGGCGTCGGGGATCCTGGCCGGCCTGGTCGTCATCACCCCCGCCGCCGACGTGGTGACACCGGCCGGAGCGATCCTGCTGGGTGGCCTGGCCTCGTTGGTCTCCTACGGGGCGATCCAGATCAAGACCCGCGCCGGCTACGACGACTCGCTCGACGTCTTCGGCATCCATGGGTGCTCCGGCATCTTCGGCGCGCTCGCGCTCACGTTCCTGATCCGCGAGAGCTGGCGGGTCGCCAACACCGATGCCGGGTGGACGGTGTGGGGGCAACTGGGTGTGCAGTCGGCGGCCGTCGGCGCCACCCTGCTCTACGCGGGATTGCTGACCTGGGGGATTGCCGTGCTGGTGCAGTCCACGGTCGGATTGCGACTCGACGATGCCGATCAGCGGGCGGGCATGGACCACGCCCTCCACAGCGAGCATGGCTACGGCCTGCTCAACCTCAACTGA
- a CDS encoding P-II family nitrogen regulator, with translation MKLVTAIIQPDKLDDVRQALIDAEITRITVSRCTGHGRYQEETADEELYRGQVVMPDLLPKVRLDIACNDEFVGTAVDAILRSAKHGSGELGDGKIFVTPLEECIRIRTEERGGTAI, from the coding sequence ATGAAGCTCGTGACCGCCATCATCCAGCCGGACAAGCTCGACGACGTGCGTCAGGCGTTGATCGATGCGGAGATCACCCGGATCACGGTCAGCCGGTGCACCGGCCATGGACGCTACCAGGAGGAGACGGCCGACGAGGAGCTGTACCGGGGGCAGGTGGTCATGCCCGACCTGTTGCCCAAGGTGCGTCTGGACATCGCGTGCAACGACGAGTTCGTCGGCACGGCCGTGGACGCGATCCTGCGCTCGGCCAAGCACGGGTCCGGAGAGCTCGGCGACGGGAAGATCTTCGTCACCCCCTTGGAGGAGTGCATCCGCATCCGCACCGAGGAACGGGGCGGGACGGCCATCTGA
- a CDS encoding PadR family transcriptional regulator gives MASPTRRDLLPGTLDMLVLRTLTHEPMHGYGIAQHLKRLSGDVIRVEEGSLYPALQRMRQKGWIKAEWGTTPNSQRARYYTITAAGRKQLGEQAESFAALVDAIARVMGTT, from the coding sequence ATGGCTTCTCCGACCCGACGCGACCTGCTGCCCGGCACGCTGGACATGCTCGTCCTGCGCACGCTCACCCACGAGCCGATGCACGGGTACGGCATCGCCCAGCACCTCAAGCGTCTCTCGGGGGACGTGATCCGGGTCGAGGAGGGGTCGCTCTATCCGGCCTTGCAGCGGATGCGCCAGAAGGGGTGGATCAAGGCGGAGTGGGGCACCACACCCAACAGCCAGCGAGCCCGGTACTACACCATCACCGCGGCAGGTCGGAAACAGCTCGGCGAGCAGGCCGAATCGTTCGCGGCGTTGGTGGATGCCATCGCGCGGGTGATGGGCACGACGTGA
- a CDS encoding ADOP family duplicated permease produces the protein MREWLTRVLDWMRRGHLDSELQDELRFHAEQIEAEARAAGASPDEAQAIARRRLGPEVRVRQATRDRWSLFWLDDLLQDLRHAVRGFVRAPAFAGTVILTLGLGIGVGSLMFGLVDATLFRPHPFLREPDQVHRVYLQWDRRGERVTNGTSVPFTRFLDLERWGTRGAELAAVTERRLAVGAGLETRERNVAIVSAGLFDLFDAPPALGRYFLPSEDIPPGGAPVAVLGYSYWKNELGGRDVIGSTIRVRDLLCEIIGVAPEGFVGVAEGEAPSVFLPITAYASAALSGADPSAWYTTYSWGWMGIVARTPAGVDAEEITADLSTAFQRSWRAEVDLDGGPSVEESAPRVVLGALRTAAGPAAPLQSRLLLWVFGVAGVVLLITCANVANLIVARSIRRSRETAVRLALGVRRGRLVRQALTESLVLAAAGCLTGLALAYGGERLFRRLVDVGVPEGILTDPRTLLFAILAAVATSVLSSLGPLLVGERGDVVERLKAGPREGGGRRDRVRGALLVAQVALSTVLLIGAGLFVGSFENVRALRLGYDTEALVLVFPQLRGARLETDETVALGERLLAAGTRLPGVEAGSVVSTLPFLSEERTALFVEGLDSVSNLGAFSLQTASADYFPTFGTQILSGRGFGSEDRAGAPPVVVVSEAMAEVLWPGQEALGRCLRLESPGGPCRTVIGVSENAFHSSLQEDARLRYYLPMAQYPGLVPEALVLRVQGDPARFVDAVRTALQPEMPGEGYVTVRPFTDLVDGQQRPWRLGALLFAAFGALALIVASVGLYGAVAYGVAQRLHELGVRAVLGARRHDLMTLVVGRAVRWVGTGAVVGIALALLLSRWVQPLLFDQRAVDPLVYLAVVAGLLVVSVVAAAAPARTAGRADPVNALRAE, from the coding sequence ATGCGGGAGTGGCTGACGCGGGTGTTGGATTGGATGCGACGGGGCCACCTGGACAGCGAGCTCCAGGACGAGCTCCGTTTCCACGCCGAGCAGATCGAAGCCGAGGCCCGGGCCGCGGGGGCGAGCCCGGACGAGGCCCAGGCCATCGCGCGGCGCCGGCTGGGGCCGGAGGTCCGGGTGCGGCAGGCTACGCGCGACCGCTGGTCGCTCTTCTGGCTGGACGACCTGCTGCAGGACCTTCGCCACGCCGTACGCGGCTTCGTGCGGGCGCCGGCGTTCGCGGGCACCGTCATCCTCACCCTGGGGCTGGGGATCGGCGTCGGCTCGTTGATGTTCGGGCTGGTGGACGCGACGCTGTTCCGTCCCCACCCGTTCCTGCGGGAGCCGGATCAGGTACACCGGGTCTACCTGCAGTGGGATCGACGCGGCGAACGCGTGACGAACGGCACCAGCGTCCCCTTCACACGCTTCCTCGACCTCGAGCGCTGGGGCACGCGGGGAGCAGAGCTGGCGGCGGTGACTGAACGCCGGCTGGCGGTGGGCGCCGGCCTCGAGACCCGGGAGCGCAACGTCGCCATCGTCAGCGCCGGCCTCTTCGACCTCTTCGATGCGCCACCCGCGCTCGGACGGTACTTCCTGCCGTCCGAAGACATCCCTCCCGGCGGCGCGCCCGTCGCGGTGCTCGGGTACTCCTATTGGAAGAACGAGCTCGGCGGGCGCGATGTCATCGGGAGCACCATCCGGGTCCGCGACCTCCTCTGCGAGATCATCGGTGTGGCGCCCGAGGGCTTCGTGGGCGTGGCGGAAGGAGAGGCACCCTCCGTCTTCCTCCCCATCACCGCGTACGCGTCCGCTGCGCTCTCCGGCGCGGACCCGTCGGCGTGGTACACGACCTACTCCTGGGGTTGGATGGGGATCGTCGCCCGCACGCCTGCCGGTGTGGACGCGGAGGAGATCACCGCGGACCTGAGCACGGCCTTCCAGCGCAGCTGGCGAGCCGAGGTGGATCTCGACGGCGGCCCGTCGGTCGAGGAATCCGCGCCCCGCGTGGTCCTGGGCGCGCTGCGCACCGCGGCGGGACCGGCCGCGCCGCTCCAGTCCCGCCTCCTGCTCTGGGTGTTCGGGGTGGCGGGCGTGGTCCTGCTGATCACCTGCGCGAACGTCGCGAACCTCATCGTCGCCCGTTCCATACGTCGTAGCCGCGAGACGGCCGTGCGCCTCGCGCTGGGTGTACGTCGGGGACGTCTGGTGCGCCAGGCGTTGACGGAGAGCCTCGTGCTCGCCGCGGCCGGCTGCCTCACGGGTCTCGCGTTGGCGTACGGCGGAGAGCGGCTCTTCCGCCGGCTCGTGGACGTCGGTGTGCCCGAAGGGATCCTCACGGACCCACGCACGCTGCTCTTCGCCATCCTGGCGGCCGTGGCCACCAGCGTGCTGAGCAGCCTGGGACCGTTGCTGGTCGGTGAGCGCGGCGACGTCGTGGAACGCCTCAAGGCCGGGCCTCGCGAGGGCGGCGGCCGACGCGACCGGGTGCGCGGCGCGTTGCTGGTCGCGCAGGTCGCCCTGTCGACGGTCCTGCTGATCGGAGCCGGACTGTTCGTGGGGAGCTTCGAGAACGTCCGCGCGCTCCGCCTCGGCTACGACACCGAGGCGCTGGTCCTCGTCTTCCCGCAGCTGCGCGGGGCCCGGCTGGAGACCGACGAGACGGTCGCGCTCGGCGAGCGGCTGCTGGCGGCCGGGACCCGCCTGCCCGGCGTGGAGGCCGGCAGCGTCGTCAGCACGTTGCCGTTCCTGAGCGAGGAGCGCACGGCGCTGTTCGTCGAGGGCCTCGACTCCGTGTCCAACCTGGGAGCGTTCTCGCTGCAGACCGCGTCGGCCGACTACTTCCCCACCTTCGGGACGCAGATCCTCAGCGGCCGGGGCTTCGGAAGCGAAGACCGGGCCGGCGCGCCTCCCGTGGTGGTGGTCAGCGAGGCCATGGCGGAGGTCCTCTGGCCGGGGCAGGAGGCACTCGGGCGTTGCCTGCGCCTGGAGTCCCCGGGTGGACCGTGCCGGACCGTGATCGGCGTGTCGGAGAACGCGTTCCACAGCAGCCTGCAGGAGGATGCGCGCCTGCGCTACTACCTTCCGATGGCGCAGTACCCGGGCCTCGTGCCGGAGGCCCTCGTGCTCCGCGTCCAGGGCGATCCCGCCCGGTTCGTCGACGCCGTGCGCACCGCGTTGCAGCCCGAGATGCCCGGGGAGGGGTACGTGACGGTCCGGCCGTTCACGGACCTGGTGGATGGCCAGCAGCGTCCGTGGCGGCTCGGCGCGCTGCTCTTCGCCGCGTTCGGCGCCCTCGCGCTGATCGTGGCGTCCGTCGGGCTCTATGGCGCCGTGGCCTACGGAGTGGCGCAACGCCTCCACGAGCTCGGCGTGCGCGCCGTACTGGGGGCGCGTCGTCATGACCTGATGACCCTCGTGGTGGGGCGGGCCGTGCGGTGGGTGGGGACGGGCGCGGTGGTCGGGATCGCGTTGGCGTTGCTCCTGTCCCGGTGGGTCCAGCCCCTCCTGTTCGACCAACGCGCGGTCGATCCGCTCGTGTATCTGGCCGTCGTGGCGGGTCTCCTCGTCGTGTCGGTGGTGGCGGCCGCCGCACCCGCCCGTACCGCCGGTCGAGCCGACCCGGTCAACGCGCTCCGCGCGGAGTGA